The following are from one region of the Betaproteobacteria bacterium genome:
- a CDS encoding transglutaminase family protein — protein sequence MNTFDIHCELGYEVGGPSTFLLNLEVAAVPGQRIVHESLVTEPALTLDRYTDPILQNRFVRFNADAGTVRLDYRATVEVEGASEGVPDAFEVPVGELPLEVLRFILPSRYCESDALMRMATQDFGTLAPGAQRVEAICQWIRDHIKYEIGTTQGTHSAFDTVTGRAGVCRDFAHLGIAFCRALNIPARFVTGYAMFSDPPPDFHAVFEAYLSGGWYLFDPTGLAKRSEQVRIGTGRDAADVAFATIFGSVRMTYMSPLIGPAGTPLEGQPIVAAA from the coding sequence TTCGACATCCATTGCGAGCTGGGCTACGAAGTCGGTGGTCCGAGCACCTTTCTGCTCAACCTAGAGGTCGCTGCGGTTCCCGGCCAGCGCATCGTGCACGAATCGCTCGTGACCGAGCCGGCGCTCACGCTGGACCGCTACACGGATCCGATCCTGCAGAACCGTTTCGTTCGGTTCAATGCCGATGCGGGCACCGTCCGCCTCGACTACCGCGCGACCGTCGAGGTCGAGGGTGCGTCCGAGGGCGTGCCCGACGCGTTCGAGGTGCCGGTTGGCGAACTGCCGCTGGAGGTGCTGCGCTTCATCCTGCCGAGCCGCTACTGCGAGTCGGACGCGCTCATGCGCATGGCAACCCAGGACTTCGGCACGCTAGCGCCCGGCGCCCAGCGCGTCGAGGCCATCTGCCAGTGGATCCGCGACCACATCAAGTACGAGATCGGGACGACGCAGGGAACGCATTCCGCCTTCGACACCGTCACCGGGCGCGCGGGCGTGTGCCGGGATTTCGCACACCTCGGGATCGCGTTCTGCCGCGCGCTCAACATCCCGGCGCGCTTCGTGACCGGCTATGCCATGTTTTCCGATCCGCCGCCCGATTTCCACGCGGTGTTCGAGGCCTACCTGTCGGGCGGGTGGTACCTCTTCGATCCCACCGGGCTCGCCAAGCGCTCGGAGCAGGTGCGCATCGGCACCGGTCGGGACGCCGCCGACGTGGCGTTCGCCACCATCTTCGGCTCCGTGCGCATGACCTACATGAGTCCGCTCATCGGACCCGCCGGCACGCCGCTCGAGGGGCAGCCGATCGTGGCGGCCGCCTGA